In one Melaminivora jejuensis genomic region, the following are encoded:
- a CDS encoding ABC transporter ATP-binding protein yields MGGGAGPHSNPSPGEEGARGEPLVQARDLARTFDVSPPWLNRVLEGKPRLLLHAVDGVSFDIERGKTLALVGESGCGKSTVARLLVGLYAPTRGGFAFDGQDAHAAFKGRDARAMRRRIQMIFQDPYASLNPRWLVRDIIAEPLREHGILTDKAALAQRVGELLQSVGLSPLDAAKYPHQFSGGQRQRISIARALATEPEFLVCDEPTSALDVSVQAQVLNIMKDLQRQQGLTYLFISHNLAVVRHVSDQVGVMYLGRLVELADKATLFAAPRHPYTRMLLDAIPKMHDTGRARTPVQGEVPNPLNPPPGCAFNPRCPWANERCRVERPELLDAGDGTRVACHAVQEGRIDPAGP; encoded by the coding sequence ATGGGTGGCGGCGCCGGCCCTCACTCCAACCCTTCCCCAGGGGAAGAGGGAGCAAGAGGAGAGCCGTTGGTGCAGGCGCGCGACCTGGCGCGCACCTTCGATGTCTCGCCGCCCTGGCTCAACCGCGTGCTGGAGGGCAAGCCGCGCCTGCTGCTGCACGCCGTCGATGGCGTGAGCTTCGACATCGAGCGCGGCAAGACGCTGGCGCTGGTGGGCGAGTCGGGCTGTGGCAAAAGCACCGTGGCGCGCCTGCTGGTGGGCCTGTACGCACCCACGCGCGGCGGCTTTGCCTTCGACGGGCAGGATGCGCACGCGGCGTTCAAGGGGCGCGATGCCCGCGCCATGCGCCGGCGCATCCAGATGATTTTTCAAGACCCCTATGCCAGCCTGAACCCGCGCTGGCTGGTACGCGACATCATCGCCGAGCCGCTGCGCGAGCACGGCATCCTGACCGACAAGGCGGCACTTGCCCAGCGCGTGGGCGAGCTGCTGCAGTCCGTGGGCCTGTCGCCGCTGGACGCGGCCAAGTACCCGCACCAGTTCTCGGGCGGGCAGCGCCAGCGCATCTCGATCGCCCGGGCGCTGGCCACCGAGCCTGAGTTCCTGGTCTGCGACGAGCCGACCTCGGCGCTCGACGTGTCCGTGCAGGCCCAGGTGCTGAACATCATGAAAGACCTGCAGCGCCAGCAGGGCCTGACCTATCTGTTCATCAGCCACAACCTGGCGGTGGTGCGGCATGTGAGCGACCAGGTCGGCGTGATGTACCTGGGTCGCCTGGTGGAGCTGGCCGACAAGGCCACGCTGTTTGCCGCGCCGCGCCACCCCTACACACGCATGTTGCTCGACGCCATCCCCAAGATGCACGACACGGGCCGGGCGCGCACGCCGGTGCAGGGCGAGGTGCCCAACCCTTTGAATCCGCCGCCGGGCTGTGCCTTCAACCCGCGCTGCCCCTGGGCCAACGAGCGCTGCCGCGTCGAGCGGCCCGAGTTGCTCGACGCCGGCGACGGCACGCGCGTGGCCTGCCATGCGGTGCAGGAGGGGCGCATCGACCCGGCAGGGCCGTGA